From the Cucurbita pepo subsp. pepo cultivar mu-cu-16 chromosome LG05, ASM280686v2, whole genome shotgun sequence genome, one window contains:
- the LOC111795957 gene encoding homeobox-leucine zipper protein REVOLUTA-like translates to MAMAIAHHRESSSGSLTRHLDSTGKYVRYTSEQVEALERVYAECPKPSSLRRQQLIRECPILSNIEPKQIKVWFQNRRCREKQRKEASRLQTVNRKLNAMNKLLMEENDRLQKQVSQLVCENGFMRQQLQTVPAATTDASCDSVVTTPQPSKTDANNPAGLLSIAEETLAEFLSKATGTAVDWVQMPGMKPGPDSVGIFAISQSCGGVAARACGLVSLEPAKIAEILKDRPSWFRDCRSLEVFTMFPAGNGGTIELVYTQVYAPTTLAPARDFWTLRYTITLENGSLVVCERSLSGSGAGPSPAAAAQFVRAEMLPSGYLIRPCEGGGSIIHIVDHLNLEAWNVPEVLRPLYESSKVVAQNMTIAALRYVRQIAQETSGEVVYGLGRQPAVLRTFSQRLSRGFNDLVNGFNDNGWSLINCEGAEDVVLAVNSTKNFGTTSNPVNSLTYPGGVLCAKASMLLQNVPPAVLVRFLREHRSEWADFNIDAYSAATLKANSYAYPGMRPTRFTGSQIIMPLGHTIEHEELLEVIRLEGHPMVQEDAFVSRDIHLLQICSGINENAVGACSELIFAPIDEMFPDDAPLLPSGFRIIPLDSRTSDAKGALTTQRTLDLTSSLEVGSGTSNVAGDASSSQSPRSVLTIAFQFPFESSMQDNIMNMAQQYVRSVISSVQRVAMAISPSGGNPSLGPKLSPGSPEALTLAHWICKSYSLQLGTELISSDSLESDSLLKNLWNHQDAILCCSLKSLPVFMFANQAGLDMLETTLVALQDITLDKIFDEAGRKALCSDFPKLMQQGFAYLPGGICASTMGRHISYEQAIAWKVLEADETTVHCLAFSFINWSFV, encoded by the exons ATGGCCATGGCTATAGCTCATCACAGAGAGAGTAGTAGTGGGAGCTTAACCAGGCATCTTGACAGTACTGGAAAGTACGTTCGATACACATCAGAGCAGGTTGAGGCTCTTGAGCGAGTCTATGCTGAATGCCCAAAGCCAAGTTCTCTTCGAAGGCAGCAGCTCATCCGGGAATGCCCAATTCTTTCAAACATAGAGCCCAAACAGATCAAAGTTTGGTTTCAGAATCGGAG ATGTAGGGAGAAGCAAAGGAAGGAGGCTTCTCGGCTGCAAACAGTGAACAGGAAATTGAATGCCATGAACAAATTGTTGATGGAGGAGAATGATCGGCTGCAGAAACAGGTGTCCCAATTGGTGTGTGAAAATGGGTTTATGCGGCAGCAATTACAAACA GTGCCAGCAGCAACCACTGATGCAAGCTGTGATTCTGTGGTCACCACTCCTCAACCCTCTAAAACAGATGCTAATAACCCAGCTGG GCTCCTCTCAATTGCAGAGGAGACCTTGGCAGAGTTCCTTTCAAAGGCTACAGGAACTGCTGTTGATTGGGTCCAGATGCCTGGGATGAAG CCTGGTCCGGATTCTGTTGGGATCTTTGCCATTTCACAAAGTTGCGGCGGAGTGGCAGCAAGAGCCTGTGGTCTTGTAAGTTTGGAGCCTGCAAAG ATTGCAGAGATCCTTAAAGATCGTCCATCGTGGTTTCGTGATTGTCGAAGCCTTGAGGTTTTTACTATGTTTCCAGCTGGAAATGGTGGAACAATTGAACTTGTCTACACACAG GTATACGCTCCAACTACCCTCGCTCCTGCACGTGATTTTTGGACGCTAAGATACACAATAACTTTGGAAAATGGCAGCCTTGTG GTCTGTGAGAGATCTCTCTCGGGTTCTGGTGCTGGTCCTAGTCCAGCTGCTGCTGCTCAGTTTGTTAGAGCTGAGATGCTCCCAAGTGGTTATCTGATTCGACCATGTGAGGGCGGTGGGTCCATCATACATATAGTAGATCACCTAAATCTTGAG GCGTGGAATGTTCCTGAGGTGCTGCGACCGCTTTATGAATCGTCGAAAGTCGTGGCTCAGAACATGACTATTGCA GCACTACGGTACGTTAGGCAAATAGCTCAGGAGACGAGCGGTGAAGTGGTTTATGGTTTGGGCCGACAACCTGCTGTTCTCCGAACCTTTAGCCAAAGATTGAGCAG gGGTTTTAATGATTTGGTGAATGGATTCAATGACAACGGATGGTCATTGATTAATTGTGAAGGTGCTGAGGATGTCGTACTTGCTGTGAATTCTACGAAAAATTTCGGCACAACATCCAACCCCGTGAACTCCTTAACGTACCCTGGGGGAGTTCTTTGTGCTAAGGCTTCCATGCTACTCCAA AATGTTCCTCCTGCCGTGCTAGTTCGTTTCTTGAGAGAACACCGTTCCGAATGGGCTGATTTCAACATTGATGCATACTCTGCAGCAACCCTTAAAGCTAATTCGTACGCATATCCAGGGATGAGGCCGACAAGGTTTACCGGGAGTCAAATCATCATGCCACTTGGCCATACAATCGAGCACGAAGAG TTGCTTGAAGTTATTCGTCTTGAAGGACATCCTATGGTACAAGAAGACGCTTTTGTTTCAAGGGacattcatcttcttcag ATATGTAGTGGAATCAACGAGAACGCTGTAGGAGCCTGTTCAGAACTCATTTTCGCCCCAATCGATGAGATGTTTCCAGACGATGCCCCATTGCTGCCTTCTGGCTTTCGAATCATCCCATTGGATTCAAGAACA AGTGATGCTAAAGGTGCATTGACTACACAACGGACTCTCGATCTAACATCAAGTCTTGAAGTGGGTTCTGGAACAAGCAACGTTGCAGGAGATGCATCGTCGAGTCAGAGCCCTCGATCCGTGTTAACTATTGCGTTCCAGTTTCCTTTCGAGAGCAGCATGCAGGATAACATAATGAACATGGCACAGCAGTACGTACGTAGCGTCATTTCCTCGGTGCAGAGAGTTGCAATGGCCATATCTCCTTCTGGGGGCAATCCATCACTAGGTCCAAAGTTGTCTCCTGGTTCTCCAGAAGCACTCACTCTAGCACATTGGATATGCAAGAGCTATAG TTTACAATTAGGAACGGAGTTGATCAGTTCAGATAGCTTGGAAAGCGATTCCCTTTTGAAAAATCTCTGGAATCATCAGGATGCAATATTGTGCTGTTCGTTAAAG TCACTGCCTGTTTTCATGTTTGCGAACCAAGCTGGGCTCGACATGTTGGAGACAACTCTAGTAGCCTTACAAGACATCACATTGGATAAAATTTTCGACGAGGCGGGTCGTAAAGCTCTGTGTTCTGATTTTCCAAAGTTAATGCAGCAG GGATTTGCGTACTTACCTGGAGGAATCTGTGCATCGACAATGGGGCGACACATTTCGTACGAACAAGCGATTGCATGGAAAGTCCTCGAGGCAGACGAGACGACGGTCCATTGCCTTGCCTTCTCCTTCATAAACTGGtcttttgtttga
- the LOC111795990 gene encoding double-stranded RNA-binding protein 2-like, whose amino-acid sequence MYKNQLQELAQRSCFNLPSYSSVREGPDHAPRFKASVNFNGEIFESPNHCPTLRLAEHSAAEVALNSLANRGPSHSLAARILDETGVYKNLLQEIAQRVGAPLPQYTTVRSGLGHLPVFTGSIELAGITFTGEPAKNKKQAEKNAALAAWSSLKQLAKEAASSSEVESNDEPEQVMIARALLNYRLKEKMFKTNPNVPMPFPKKLSFQSPRATSPQPPPATTSKILPFICKRPISRSRLPPTEYNSPTLPSHPLTAYGSHPQKFPAPGAVPYVPIRQYRMPCRGIVPPVTIRTAVPVYAAPPFAQPPNVHSQVRTSQHIRIVPPVSVRQAIPVFAAPPPLSRKEFSALHKGDSLTVHKQDPSTTTVEGSANTSKADHSAASGPVLLTTTSNQVPETQSPNATSLDETKTVQHLKQLKIQ is encoded by the exons ATGTATAAAAATCAGCTTCAGGAATTGGCGCAGAGGAGTTGCTTTAATCTTCCTTCTTATTCGTCGGTTAGGGAAGGGCCTGATCATGCTCCGAGGTTCAAAGCCTCCGTTAACTTTAACGGCGAGATCTTCGAAAGCCCTAACCATTGCCCTACTCTCCGGCTGGCTGAACACTCCGCGGCCGAGGTTGCTCTCAATTCCCTCGCGAATCGCGGTCCATCTCACTCGCTTGCCGCTCGGATCCTG GACGAGACAGGGGTTTACAAGAACCTCTTGCAGGAAATTGCCCAGAGAGTTGGGGCTCCATTGCCACAGTATACAACAGTCCGGTCAGGACTTGGACATCTGCCTGTTTTTACAGGGTCTATAGAATTGGCTGGAATCACGTTCACTGGGGAACCTgcgaagaacaagaaacagGCAGAAAAGAATGCAGCCTTGGCAGCTTGGTCGTCTTTAAAACAAT TGGCAAAAGAAGCGGCCAGTTCATCGGAAGTTGAAAGCAATGACGAGCCAGAGCAGGTTATGATAGCTCGGGCGTTATTGAACTATCGTTTGAAGGAGAAGATGTTCAAGACTAACCCAAATGTCCCAATGCCATTCCCAAAGAAGCTTTCATTTCAAAGTCCAAGGGCAACTAGTCCGCAACCACCCCCCGCTACCACATCCAAAATTCTTCCTTTCATTTGCAAAAGGCCAATTTCTCGAAGCAGACTACCACCAACAGAATACAACAGCCCTACATTACCATCACATCCTCTTACAGCCTATGGGAGTCATCCTCAAAAGTTCCCTGCACCTGGAGCCGTTCCTTATGTCCCGATTCGACAATATAGGATGCCTTGCCGGGGAATTGTACCACCTGTGACTATAAGAACTGCTGTGCCTGTTTATGCTGCACCGCCATTCGCACAACCACCCAATGTACACTCCCAGGTGCGAACTTCCCAACACATTCGAATTGTCCCCCCTGTCTCAGTTAGACAAGCTATTCCAGTTTTTGCTGCTCCTCCACCATTGTCCAGAAAGGAGTTCTCAGCTCTTCACAAAGGAGATTCCCTCACTGTCCATAAACAAGATCCGTCAACCACTACCGTAGAGGGTTCTGCCAATACCTCGAAAGCAGATCATTCAGCTGCATCTGGCCCAGTCTTGCTCACGACAACTTCTAATCAAGTACCGGAAACTCAGAGCCCAAATGCAACCAGTTTGGATGAAACCAAAACTGTTCAGCATCTGAAACAACTCAAAATCCAATAG
- the LOC111796040 gene encoding uncharacterized protein LOC111796040 encodes MATGKSCYGRSNYRFLSGDISGHHHSFTSDLPFELNESDIYNSGSLISPEIRRSPIPAKRISKKPSSNPVELRGGASSLPVNIPDWSKILKEEYREKRSVEYDEDMEEDEDDWEEMRVPPHEFLARQTARTRTASFSVHEGIGRTLKGRDLSRVRNAI; translated from the coding sequence ATGGCGACTGGAAAAAGCTGTTACGGCCGCTCCAACTACCGTTTCCTCTCCGGCGACATCTCCGGCCACCACCACTCCTTCACTTCCGACTTACCGTTCGAACTCAACGAATCGGACATCTACAACTCCGGTAGTTTGATATCGCCGGAGATTCGGCGATCTCCGATCCCGGCGAAGCGAATCTCGAAAAAGCCGTCGTCGAATCCAGTGGAGTTACGCGGTGGTGCTTCGTCGCTGCCGGTGAATATCCCGGACTGGTCGAAGATTCTAAAGGAGGAGTACAGAGAGAAGCGGAGTGTTGAATACGACGAGGATATGGAGGAAGACGAGGACGATTGGGAGGAAATGAGAGTGCCGCCTCACGAGTTTTTGGCGAGGCAAACGGCGAGGACTAGGACGGCGTCGTTTTCGGTGCACGAAGGAATTGGAAGGACGTTGAAAGGGAGAGATCTGAGTAGGGTGAGAAATGCAATATGA